The following coding sequences lie in one Silene latifolia isolate original U9 population chromosome 5, ASM4854445v1, whole genome shotgun sequence genomic window:
- the LOC141654919 gene encoding mediator of RNA polymerase II transcription subunit 25-like: MADKQLIIVVEGTAAMAPYWTTINFSSSAASGSTFELALVMFNAHGPYSAFLIQRSGWTRDVNQFSGWLSSLSFSGGESNDVATAEGLAEALMMFAIPQNGYQAQQNLDGKRQCILVTASDPYPLPTPVYRPAIEIMEQSEINEAQTENLLYDAETVSTWFGQCSVTLSVICPKQLPKLKAIYNAAKPNQRISEPVVAIKLPHFLVLISDGFSEACAALSQSCMSPMNSSNVIGPPISTWNVLQGTVKEEPGMPQLVLGVQSVGLNNSASHIPVSQQANGSTLNRPLGSMGNVAQATVKVEPDTVPSVGSGYALLLKCLINSLILNSRLAENWPTTMHIIRLISQDHMNNTRYSCEADFLVFRAMNQHGFLSQLQEKKLCAVIELPSQTLLLSVSDKASRLIAMLLPGDMDVFKPQIPTQVTIQQHQEQQSQQQQLHQFQQLQQQQQMMQQQLHVLQQQMMQYQLQHQPSMQLEQQQISQPQQIVGDGMGHGCMTENGFVGKSEPL; the protein is encoded by the exons ATGGCGGATAAGCAACTCATAATTGTGGTTGAAGGGACTGCTGCCATGGCTCCTTACTGGACTACAATT AATTTTTCTTCTTCAGCAGCTTCTGGTTCAACGTTTGAGCTTGCCTTGGTCATGTTTAATGCACATGGACCTTATTCTG CCTTCCTAATTCAGCGAAGTGGCTGGACTAGAGACGTAAACCAATTCTCTGGCTGGCTTTCTTCCCTATCGTTTTCCGGTGGTGAATCAAATGATGTTGCAACTGCAGAAGGTCTAGCTGAGGCTTTAATG ATGTTTGCTATCCCTCAAAATGGGTATCAGGCTCAGCAGAATTTGGATGGTAAAAGGCAGTGCATTCTTGTAACTGCCAGTGACCCTTATCCCTTGCCGACACCAGTATACCGACCAGCTATTGAAATAATGGAGCAGTCGGAAATCAATGAAGCACAAACGGAAAATCTTTTATATGACGCTGAGACAGTGTCCACGTGGTTTGGACAG TGCTCTGTCACCTTGTCAGTCATCTGTCCCAAACAGCTACCAAAGCTTAAAGCCATTTACAATGCA GCTAAGCCTAACCAAAGAATATCGGAGCCAGTTGTTGCTATTAAGCTACCTCACTTTCTTGTATTAATATCGGATGGCTTCAGTGAGGCTTGTGCTGCATTGAGTCAATCATGCATGTCACCAA TGAACAGTTCTAACGTGATTGGACCACCCATCTCTACATGGAATGTTCTTCAGGGAACCGTCAAAGAG GAGCCAGGAATGCCTCAGTTGGTACTAGGAGTGCAATCTGTTGGTCTGAACAATTCAGCGTCGCACATACCAGTGTCTCAACAAG CAAACGGATCTACCTTGAATCGACCGCTCGGATCTATGGGGAATGTTGCTCAGGCAACTGTCAAAGTG GAGCCGGATACAGTGCCTTCCGTTGGATCTGGATATGCTCTTCTGCTTAAATGTCTAATAAACTCTCTCATTTTGAATTCCAGGCTTGCAGAAAACTGGCCAACAACCATGCATATAATTCGTCTTATATCTCAGGATCACATGAATAACAC GCGGTATTCTTGCGAAGCTGATTTCCTTGTTTTCAGAGCAATGAATCAGCATGGATTTCTTTCACAGCTACAAGAAAAGAAACTA TGTGCAGTCATCGAGTTACCGTCTCAAACTTTGCTGTTGTCTGTTTCGGATAAAGCAAGCCGCTTGATAGCAATGCTTTTACCTGGG GATATGGATGTTTTCAAGCCACAAATACCCACCCAAGTGACGATCCAACAACACCAGGAACAGCAGTCGCAGCAACAGCAACTTCATCAATTTCAGCAGCTGCAACAACAACAGCAAATGATGCAACAGCAGCTTCATGTTTTGCAACAACAAATGATGCAATACCAACTTCAACATCAGCCATCCATGCAACTTGAGCAACAACAGATTTCGCAGCCTCAGCAAATTGTTGGTGACGGAATGGGTCACGGTTGTATGACTGAAAATGGGTTCGTGGGCAAATCTGAGCCTCTTTAA